Proteins encoded together in one Actinomycetota bacterium window:
- a CDS encoding TIGR00282 family metallophosphoesterase produces the protein MRLLFLGDIFGKPGREAVKNKLQSIVQEQEIDMVVANGENAAGGLGITPSICDNLLSMGIDVITSGNHIYKKKEIYEYLKKEARLIKPANYPPSTPGHGYYISSGAHAGSKSVAVVNLCGRVFIDNLDCPFRTMENILAKLRKETNIIIVDFHAEVTSEKVAMGWFLDGKVSAVIGTHTHVQTADERILPQGTAYITDAGMVGPRDSVIGVKKEIIIERFLTAMPHRFEVSTLDVWINGVIVDIDNATGHADSITRLNISAE, from the coding sequence TTGAGATTATTATTTTTAGGAGACATATTTGGCAAGCCCGGAAGGGAAGCGGTTAAAAATAAACTGCAGTCCATAGTGCAGGAGCAGGAAATCGATATGGTGGTAGCCAATGGTGAAAATGCAGCGGGAGGTTTGGGGATTACTCCCAGCATATGCGACAACCTGCTGTCCATGGGCATAGATGTTATTACCAGCGGAAACCATATATATAAAAAAAAGGAAATATATGAGTATCTAAAAAAGGAAGCCCGTCTTATCAAACCGGCTAATTATCCCCCTTCTACCCCCGGCCATGGCTATTATATTTCTTCCGGTGCCCATGCAGGGTCTAAAAGTGTAGCAGTGGTCAATTTATGCGGCAGGGTATTTATAGACAACCTGGACTGCCCTTTCCGCACCATGGAAAATATTTTGGCCAAGCTAAGGAAGGAAACCAATATAATCATAGTTGATTTTCATGCTGAAGTGACCTCGGAAAAGGTGGCTATGGGATGGTTTCTGGACGGTAAGGTGAGCGCGGTGATAGGGACCCATACCCATGTACAGACCGCGGATGAAAGGATACTACCCCAGGGCACCGCTTATATTACTGATGCCGGTATGGTAGGCCCCAGGGATTCGGTTATCGGGGTAAAAAAGGAAATCATAATAGAGAGGTTTTTAACTGCTATGCCCCACCGGTTTGAGGTTTCCACTTTAGATGTATGGATAAACGGGGTGATAGTAGATATTGATAATGCTACCGGACATGCAGACAGTATTACCCGGCTCAATATATCGGCAGAATAA
- a CDS encoding GNAT family N-acetyltransferase — translation MNTTIRNIGLKEYLDLDIRCAHCHFWFECSDKNYTASGSILNIIKSKLYYRARFRKGDLECFYRYGGKIKAAFTGDSIAGIIIYGKPYLFPGVKSFKIYPPDPEATFIGCIFVKSQHRKMFIGQRLLLSLEQDMIKKRVKALEIIGQRNTVQEQKTAMVPIGFLIKNGFYIKKNDSRYPLMRLDIQSMAFDFKLQEVLKKAVLINKRVEVPGRLYNG, via the coding sequence ATGAACACTACTATCAGAAATATAGGACTAAAAGAGTACCTTGATCTGGATATACGCTGTGCCCATTGCCATTTCTGGTTTGAATGCAGTGATAAAAATTATACTGCTTCCGGCTCCATATTAAATATAATTAAAAGCAAGTTATATTATCGAGCCCGTTTCCGGAAAGGTGACCTGGAATGCTTCTACCGCTATGGAGGAAAAATAAAGGCTGCTTTTACCGGGGATAGTATTGCCGGCATAATCATCTATGGTAAGCCCTACCTGTTTCCCGGGGTAAAATCCTTTAAAATCTACCCTCCTGATCCGGAGGCCACCTTTATTGGGTGTATATTTGTAAAATCCCAGCATAGAAAGATGTTTATAGGCCAAAGGCTGCTGCTTTCTTTAGAGCAGGATATGATAAAAAAAAGGGTTAAGGCTTTAGAAATTATTGGCCAGAGAAATACAGTTCAGGAGCAAAAAACAGCTATGGTTCCCATAGGGTTTCTGATAAAAAACGGCTTTTACATTAAGAAAAATGACAGCCGTTATCCGTTGATGCGGCTGGATATTCAAAGCATGGCTTTTGATTTCAAGCTGCAGGAAGTATTAAAAAAAGCAGTGCTTATAAACAAGAGGGTGGAAGTACCGGGCAGGCTGTATAATGGTTAG